The following proteins are encoded in a genomic region of Microbispora sp. ZYX-F-249:
- a CDS encoding ROK family protein translates to MPGGTGAGALLSILRDGRARTRAELVQLTGLSRSAVSQRIDALLHQRLILPAEETTPSGGRPATAFSFNREARVVLAADLGVTHARIAVSDLGGAVLAERAADLPIDRGPEPTLSWVLDTFRELLAECGHTASDVCGAGVGLPGPVDHESGTAVNPPIMPGWDGFPVPDWLGERLGAPVLVDNDVNIMTLGEHWAVCPEVEHLIFVKAGTGIGCGIIAGRRLHRGARGAAGDIGHIRIPTIDQVQCRCGYVGCLEAVAGGAALVARLRDVGLDVADGRDVVRLTREGNPLAIRLVRQGGREVGSALASIVNFFNPTLIVIGGDLVEAGDHLLAGVREMIYGRSLPLATQSLGIRASELGDRAGVTGAAVMVIERILAPETIDRSVSA, encoded by the coding sequence CCGGTGGGACCGGAGCGGGAGCACTACTCTCGATCCTGCGCGACGGGCGGGCGCGTACCCGCGCCGAGCTGGTCCAGCTCACCGGTCTGTCACGGAGCGCGGTGTCCCAGCGGATCGACGCTCTGCTGCACCAGCGCCTGATCCTGCCCGCCGAGGAGACGACTCCGTCGGGCGGCAGGCCCGCCACCGCCTTCTCCTTCAACCGTGAGGCCCGCGTGGTGCTCGCCGCCGACCTCGGCGTCACCCACGCCAGGATCGCCGTCAGCGACCTCGGTGGCGCGGTCCTGGCGGAACGTGCCGCCGACCTGCCCATCGACCGCGGACCCGAGCCGACGCTGAGCTGGGTTCTCGACACCTTCCGCGAGTTGCTCGCCGAGTGCGGTCACACTGCGTCGGACGTATGCGGAGCCGGCGTCGGCCTCCCCGGCCCTGTGGACCACGAAAGCGGCACGGCGGTCAACCCTCCGATCATGCCGGGCTGGGACGGCTTCCCCGTACCCGACTGGCTCGGCGAGCGGCTCGGCGCTCCGGTGCTCGTCGACAACGACGTGAACATCATGACGCTGGGCGAGCACTGGGCCGTCTGCCCCGAGGTCGAGCATCTGATCTTCGTCAAGGCGGGCACCGGCATCGGCTGTGGCATCATCGCCGGACGCCGGCTGCATCGCGGCGCCCGGGGCGCCGCAGGGGATATCGGCCACATTCGCATACCCACCATCGACCAGGTGCAATGCCGCTGCGGCTACGTCGGCTGCCTGGAGGCCGTGGCCGGCGGCGCGGCTCTGGTCGCCCGCCTCCGCGACGTGGGGCTCGACGTCGCCGATGGCCGGGACGTCGTCCGCCTGACCAGGGAAGGCAATCCCCTGGCCATCCGCCTTGTCCGGCAGGGCGGCAGAGAGGTCGGCAGCGCGCTCGCCTCGATCGTCAACTTCTTCAACCCGACGCTGATCGTGATCGGCGGCGACCTGGTCGAAGCGGGCGATCACCTTCTGGCAGGCGTCCGCGAAATGATCTACGGCCGCTCGTTGCCACTGGCCACCCAGAGTCTCGGCATCCGTGCCAGCGAGCTCGGTGACCGGGCGGGCGTCACCGGCGCCGCTGTCATGGTCATCGAGCGCATCCTGGCTCCCGAGACCATCGATCGGTCAGTTTCCGCGTAA